One Pichia kudriavzevii chromosome 3, complete sequence genomic window carries:
- a CDS encoding uncharacterized protein (PKUD0C08230; similar to Saccharomyces cerevisiae YBL103C (RTG3); ancestral locus Anc_7.438) gives MGSKQNFLDANYSSANIPGMTNPDDFFRGNINNFNSKYDNFNSQDSPSDEFQGSWDIINSLTRKNDSFQNIDDLINGVGNPSRTGSNNVYNPPANGVQGVNTNVSNGNNNNNDFDENMGLDDLDEQFVNNLLGGPTTEEPQSKNAINLLDDIIDSKASPTNYPMENRIDSISSNTDAFSNPSYQSPVPISSRSAATKVLKNEAFSPQSLGFSTAFGSNLGKTISNQLGRSYGSQLGTSLNNLVSPSSTYDGFDSEYGSYNDEGFKSPMNSPSLKSFGSPSAVGGTPHFNPKHALSKESKLSRRRELHNAVERRRRDLIKEKIKELGSLIPPTMLYDPAKQKSSNKEIKANKNMILQKSVEYISYLQKILEAQDTRLSELQEKIEGFDLNDPILRQDYDMSRQSSSQPKMISNDHFDLIKQTNNISINGEENPGLSALNPPDAFYDDARESPQQRTQDNREFTDLRSSLAVFSENVNINSENSKLRFMDFSNDQIEPVDFNKLPQQTNKLDDESFNNLINFDVQPTSQTQNKNYQYPTRVYNDTNDEFKLDDEESKSFNTTPDLNKLLDEPTAKFDSDADFLDHLLSVKPQ, from the coding sequence GGGATATTATCAACTCGCTGACGAGAAAGAACGACAGTTTCCAGAATATCGATGACCTGATTAACGGCGTGGGTAATCCAAGTCGAACTGGTTCTAATAATGTCTACAATCCTCCAGCCAATGGCGTACAGGGTGTGAACACCAATGTAAGCAATGGgaacaataataacaatgattttgatgagaACATGGGGCTTGATGATCTGGACGAACAATTTGTGAACAATTTACTTGGTGGTCCAACCACAGAAGAACCACAGTCGAAAAATGCAATAAACCTCCTAGACGATATAATTGATTCTAAAGCAAGTCCTACCAACTACCCAATGGAGAACCGTATTGATAGTATCTCATCAAACACAGACGCATTTTCAAACCCAAGCTATCAAAGCCCGGTTCCTATTTCTTCTAGAAGTGCAGCTACCAAGGTACTCAAGAATGAAGCATTTTCTCCACAATCTTTGGGATTCTCCACTGCATTTGGATCTAATCTTGGTAAAACCATATCCAATCAACTAGGAAGAAGTTACGGTTCCCAGTTAGGTacttctttgaataatttgGTTTCTCCAAGTTCAACCTACGACGGCTTTGACTCAGAATATGGTTCTTACAATGACGAAGGTTTCAAGTCGCCTATGAATTCACCATCTCTGAAGAGTTTTGGCTCGCCCTCTGCTGTTGGTGGAACGCCTCACTTCAACCCAAAGCACGCTTTAAGTAAGGAGAGCAAGTTATCAAGACGAAGGGAACTTCATAACGCAGTCGAACGGAGAAGGCGTGAtttaataaaagaaaaaatcaaggaattgGGCTCATTGATTCCTCCAACAATGCTATATGATCCAGCAAAGCAGAAATCGTCGAATAAGGAGATCAaagcaaataaaaacatgATTTTACAAAAATCAGTGGAATATATATCGTACTTGCAGAAGATACTGGAAGCTCAAGATACAAGGTTAAGCGAGTtgcaagagaaaattgaaggGTTTGATCTAAATGATCCAATATTGCGTCAAGATTATGACATGTCACGACAGTCATCAAGCCAACCCAAAATGATTTCCAATGATCATTTTGATCTGATTAAACAGACAAACAACATAAGTATcaatggagaagaaaaccCGGGATTAAGTGCACTGAATCCACCCGACGCTTTCTATGATGATGCTAGGGAAAGTCCGCAACAACGTACTCAGGATAACCGAGAGTTTACTGATCTAAGAAGCAGCCTAGCTGTATTCTCGGAGAATGTAAACATTAATAGCGAAAATTCGAAGCTGCGATTTATGGATTTCTCTAATGATCAAATAGAGCCTGTTGATTTTAATAAGTTACCACAGCAGACGAACAAGttagatgatgaaagtTTTAATAATTTGATTAATTTTGATGTGCAACCAACGTCCCAGacacaaaacaaaaattacCAATACCCTACACGAGTTTACAACGATACTAATGATGAATTCAAacttgatgatgaagagagTAAGTCCTTTAACACCACACCGGACCTGAACAAACTGTTGGATGAGCCGACAGCCAAATTCGACAGTGATGCCGATTTCTTAGATCATTTGTTATCTGTAAAGCCGCAATGA